One segment of Salvia splendens isolate huo1 chromosome 20, SspV2, whole genome shotgun sequence DNA contains the following:
- the LOC121781890 gene encoding serine/threonine-protein phosphatase 7 long form homolog — protein MTALINQTRMPLGDDLPTFVYIQRARIHALILLGGLILPDTTGCKVPFMWLNGLGDPEEVKNISWGSAALAYLYHYLCEASMDKRKELGRPMILLQLWAWERMPTLRPAFIGPVVHEPYTPCGARGTTQIGNAPRHSVEHYRDQLSLIRPGQFIWTSYAPYTLPDYCNDVNGCSLCETYLVCWAYVEAHEPGRVRRQFNRYQDIPQYVDKMLRNADHLGKNDRRGKKGNNWANTHQFYIGEWDMRYERFQAAEYAAPMSMNIPMNPGYMAWYNMITVTYMTQPGTRATAGMNESAASMRLFVEGFQQVFHLTTEDEIDPRVRQIREIVMNVLESTNNADVMEYPASQHQDVVMPYQPEVVPRRHELGDTATQSSLGCPSRCPIM, from the exons ATGACCGCGCTCATCAACCAGACAAGGATGCCACTGGGTGATGACCTACCTACGTTTGTTTACATCCAAAGGGCACGTATCCATGCTCTAATTTTATTAGGAGGTCTCATTCTACCGGACACCACGGGGTGTAAGGTGCcatttatgtggttgaatgGGCTTGGGGATCCGGAAGAGGTGAAGAATATTAGTTGGGGAAGTGCGGCATTGGCCTACCTTTATCATTATCTGTGCGAGGCTTCCATGGATAAGAGAAAAGAGTTGGGCCGGCCTATGATCCTTCTGCAgctatgggcgtgggaaagaatgcccacattgaggCCTGCGTTCATAGGACCAGTTGTGCACGAGCCATATACACCATGTGGTGCCAG AGGAACAACGCAGATAGGAAATGCTCCTAGACACTCGGTTGAGCATTACCGTGACCAATTATCTCTGATTAGACCTGGCCAG tttatttggacGTCGTACGCACCTTACACACTGCCTGACTACTGCAATGATGTGAATGGATGCTCTCTGTGCGAAACGTACTTGGTATGTTGGGCCTATGTCGAGGCCCATGAGCCTGGAAGAGTGCGCCGACAGTTCAATCGGTACCAGGATATACCTCAGTATGTAGACAAGATGCTAAGGAACGCCGATCATTTGGGCAAAAATGATCGGCGTGGCAAGAAGGGCAACAACTGGGCAAACACACATCAGTTCTACATTGGGGAGTGGGACATGAGGTACGAAAGGTTCCAAGCTGCCGAATATGCCGCGCCGATGTCCATGAATATTCCCATGAACCCGGGGTATATGGCGTGGTATAACATGATTACCGTGACGTACATGACTCAGCCTGGGACACGGGCCACTGCTGGGATGAACGAGTCGGCTGCTTCGATGAGACTATTT GTTGAGGGTTTTCAGCAGGTTTTCCATTTAACTACGGAAGACGAAATTGACCCACGAGTGCGCCAGATTCGAGAAATTGTTATGAATGTACTCGAATCTACGAACAACGCTGATGTCATGGAGTACCCCGCTTCCCAACATCAGGATGTGGTCATGCCTTATCAACCAGAAGTAGTGCCACGGCGTCATGAACTGGGGGACACGGCTACACAAAGCAGTTTAGGATGTCCCAGCCGTTGCCCGATTATGTAG
- the LOC121781279 gene encoding uncharacterized protein LOC121781279 yields MYWDEEHPYRINAGTKFDSKLHVKTAITMWSLRQHRQFRVVESKLRRWHAVCKYPNGRTEDGTAIISETDADKANECRWEVSVTHMAHDDMWEIRKWRGRHSCEGHRNDRGHANFSSPMIALCIRPQLLKNAKFSAAAVRNFVHDKFHVVVSYKKAWYARRRALEIVFGGWEESFRDLPSYMLELQYRNPGTIVEWRHNEVLSQGRTKVFYYVFWALGPAIHAFQECQPVLTVDGTHLRGRFKGKLFVACGVDANKKCLPIAYAVVDEETGDSWEWFLDHVRIHVVKYEREVCIISDRHKGILKAMRSDERKKPPICHHKFCLIHVRKNILTKLKGKGGKAKGMIWALGVTIQVRKYVRRRRALREESLIAIHELNKAKKENWSLCYDDELRWGVPSTNMSES; encoded by the coding sequence ATGTACTGGGATGAAGAACACCCATATCGGATTAATGctggaacaaaatttgatagcaagctgcatgtgaagactgctattactatgtggagtctgaggcaacaccggcaatttagggtggttgagagtaaattaagaaggtggcatgccgtGTGCAAATATCCAAATGGGAGGACAGAAGATGGGACAGCTATTATCAGCGAGACCGACGCTGACAAAGCGAATGAATGTCGGTGGGAAGTTTCTGTTACACACATGGCCCATGATGATATGTGGGAGATTAGGAAGTGGCGGGGACGCCATAGTTGTGAAGGTCATCGTAATGATAGAggacatgctaacttttcatcaccAATGATTGCTTTGTGTATTCGCCCTCAGTTGCTAAAAAATGCCAAGTTTAGTGCCGCCGCCGTAAGAAATTTTGTTCATGACAAATTTCATGTGGTAgtcagttataagaaggcatggtatgcacggagaaGGGCTTTAGAGATTGTATTTGGTGGATGGGAGGAGTCATTTAGGGATTTACCAAGCTACATGCTTGAACTGCAGTATAGGAATCCAGGCACCATTGTTGAGTGGAGGCATAACGAGGTGTTGAGCCAGGGCCGTACTAAAGTCTTCTATTACGTGTTCTGGGCACTTGGGCCTGCTATACATGCTTTCCAGGAGTGCCAACCAGTTTTGACAGTAGACGGaactcacctccgaggaagatttaaaggtaagctgtttgttgcttgtggtgttgatgctaacaagaaaTGTCTacctattgcatatgctgttgttgatgaagaaactgGCGACAGCTGGgagtggtttttggatcatgtcagaaTTCATGTGGTGAAGTACGAAAGGGAGGTATGCATCATTTCGGATAGGCACAAAGGAATCCTCAAGGCTATGCGTTCTGATGAACGGAAAAAGCCGCCGATATgtcaccacaaattttgtttgatccATGTGAGGAAAAATATCTTGACAAAACTTAAGGGTAAGGGAGGTAAAGCGAAAGGCATGATATGGGCATTGGGTGTCACAATTCAAGTACGCAAGTACGTGAGAAGGCGACGTGCACTACGGGAGGAAAGTCTTATTGCGATACACGAGCTCAACAAAGCCAAAAAAGAGAATTGGTCTCTTTGCTACGATGATGAACTGAGATGGGGGGTGCCCTCAACAAACATGTCAGAGAGCTAA
- the LOC121781364 gene encoding uncharacterized protein LOC121781364, whose product MNARGGRGAQPPPEDTSSPYFLHPSDNPGVIFVPRQLIGSNYTTWSRSFTIALLAKNKLVFVDGSIPWPNREDLLYQPWISCNSMAIAWLRNSVSSQICSSIMYLDDAYEIWSDLKERFSIGDSARLYQLRQQLVSLSQGNSDVSSYFTNLRIVWDEFKNSQPISWCTCARCTCHSAARWHQHQENDCTMQILISLNPEFSQSRSHILSITPLPSLSKVFALVIQEERQRHIEGNQSTPPVPSEQPFANATSNYGRCLSNFLCTHCGRTNHGVDRCFYLHDFPPGFGREKNKPSNATGSGGSGFSGGRSEFQNHNNTDQ is encoded by the coding sequence ATGAATGCTCGCGGTGGTCGTGGTGCTCAACCTCCACCTGAAGACACATCTAGTCCATATTTCCTACATCCAAGCGATAATCCTGGTGTTATTTTTGTTCCACGGCAGCTCATTGGCTCCAATTACACTACTTGGAGTCGATCGTTCACAATTGCTCTACTTGCTAAGAACAAGTTAGTCTTTGTGGATGGATCTATTCCCTGGCCTAACCGAGAGGATCTACTCTATCAACCTTGGATTAGCTGCAATAGCATGGCCATAGCTTGGCTGAGAAACTCGGTTTCTTCTCAAATATGCTCAAGCATCATGTACCTGGATGATGCCTATGAGATTTGGTCAGATCTTAAGGAGCGTTTCTCTATTGGAGATTCAGCTCGATTGTATCAATTGAGGCAGCAACTCGTGTCTCTCTCACAAGGAAATTCTGATGTTAGCAGTTATTTCACAAATTTGAGGATCGTTTGGGATGAATTCAAAAATTCTCAGCCAATCTCGTGGTGTACTTGTGCTAGATGCACTTGTCACAGTGCTGCGCGTTGGCATCAACACCAGGAAAATGACTGCACCATGCAgattttaattagtttgaatCCTGAATTTTCACAGAGTAGATCTCACATTTTGTCTATAACTCCTTTGCCTTCACTTTCAAAGGTGTTTGCCTTGGTGATTCAAGAGGAGAGGCAGCGAcatattgaaggaaatcaatCCACACCTCCAGTTCCTAGTGAGCAACCGTTTGCAAATGCTACTTCAAACTATGGCAGGTGTTTGAGCAATTTCCTATGCACTCACTGTGGAAGAACAAACCACGGTGTGGATAGATGCTTTTATTTGCATGATTTTCCCCCTGGTTTTGGCCGAGAGAAGAACAAACCATCAAATGCAACTGGATCTGGTGGATCTGGATTTTCTGGTGGTAGATCTGAATTTCAAAACCACAACAACACAGATCAGTGA
- the LOC121781365 gene encoding putative F-box protein At3g10240, producing the protein MGRRDYSTNLPSETTINILSRLPLRSIAISKCVCKPWRDLLGSLDFAKSLFSDLETPPVLACLTPSIYYNEFGSTCCTLFELEEEVLIEDEEGEDQNQNQNQNLQEFQTEDEDEEEDEVDYRFQNPIFHELHYNRLTNFYTQLGEAGESNPYSMVGIAANGLLLVYSQLRHPNIPLFMWNPLTRQCINLFTPKQSISYKFELSYGFGVSRISGQYKVVCINRDGSAHHVYTLRTGAWRRLEAGAASGFAFNFDGCVVCNGNLHWTVYDTTRPLLICGFDVETECFSIFSRPLAAVDERLTVELSVLSDCVCVSYALENEIVIWSMKEYGVEESWTIEHRLSTNGVNFENGMESLDTMGLPGMVKEDLRMIEDVDVWNHLSYAMIFTPVILSLKSFGIENVISF; encoded by the exons ATGGGGAGGCGTGATTACTCCACAAATCTACCATCAGAAACCACCATAAACATCCTCTCACGCCTCCCTCTCCGAAGCATTGCAATCAGCAAATGCGTCTGCAAACCATGGCGCGATCTCCTCGGCTCTCTCGATTTCGCCAAATCTCTTTTTTCCGATCTCGAAACCCCTCCCGTCCTAGCTTGCTTGACGCCGTCGATATACTACAATGAGTTTGGCTCAACTTGCTGCACACTTTTCGAACTCGAAGAGGAAGTCCTAATCGAAGATGAAGAAGGCGAagaccaaaatcaaaatcaaaatcaaaatctccAAGAATTCCAAACTGAAgacgaagatgaagaagaagatgaagtcgatTACCGATTTCAAAATCCAATATTCCATGAACTCCACTACAATCGGCTCACAAATTTCTATACTCAGCTCGGAGAAGCCGGAGAATCAAATCCATATTCAATGGTAGGTATCGCAGCTAATGGATTGTTGCTTGTATACTCACAGTTAAGGCATCCTAACATCCCTCTTTTTATGTGGAATCCTCTCACTCGTCAATGCATCAACCTCTTCACCCCCAAACAATCCATTTCCTATAAATTTGAGTTGAGTTATGGATTCGGTGTGAGTCGAATTAGTGGGCAATATAAGGTCGTCTGCATCAATCGCGACGGATCTGCTCATCATGTGTACACCCTCAGAACGGGAGCATGGAGGCGCCTTGAAGCCGGCGCTGCTTCTGGTTTCGCATTCAATTTTGATGGATGCGTTGTGTGCAACGGAAACCTCCACTGGACCGTGTATGACACCACTCGGCCCTTGTTGATATGCGGTTTTGATGTTGAAACAGAATGTTTTAGCATCTTCTCTCGTCCTCTTGCGGCCGTAGATGAGCGCCTTACTGTGGAGTTGAGTGTTTTGAGCGactgtgtgtgtgtttcttaCGCATTGGAGAATGAAATTGTCATCTGGTCAATGAAGGAATACGGAGTCGAGGAATCCTGGACCATAGAGCACAGGTTGAGCACTAATGGTGTTAATTTTGAAAATGGGATGGAGTCT CTCGATACGATGGGGTTACCCGGTATGGTTAAGGAAGATCTCCGTATGATCGAAGATGTGGATGTATGGAATCACCTCTCCTATGCCATGATTTTCACTCCTGTCATTCTCTCACTAAAGAGTTTTGGAATTGAGAATGTGATCTCGTTCTAG